In Fusarium oxysporum f. sp. lycopersici 4287 chromosome 4, whole genome shotgun sequence, a genomic segment contains:
- a CDS encoding hypothetical protein (At least one base has a quality score < 10): MSHQVNGDVSAAQYSAFVQHLLNYPVISDGVHSFKSNEFGQRSIKLTDAAYQTFAAPVVPYFAKPYQYVSPYVQKVDSLGDKTLDRIDEKFPVVKKPTDELYQDTRALILFPIQKGLEGKDHVFQVYNSEIKKVEQGGLVAHGKAAVTTVLVVSNETLSWLSSFLHQKKAETTTAVNEKINQ, from the exons ATGTCTCATCAAGTTAATGGCGACGTGAGCGCTGCTCAGTATTCTGCTTTCGTCCAG CATCTCCTCAACTACCCTGTCATTAGCGACGGCGTCCACTCCTTCAAGTCCAACGAATTCGGCCAGCGCTCCATCAAGCTCACCGACGCTGCTTACCAGACCTTCGCCGCTCCCGTCGTCCCCTACTTCGCCAAGCCCTACCAATATGTCTCTCCCTATGTCCAGAAGGTCGACTCCCTAGGCGACAAGACCCTCGACCGTATCGATGAGAAGTTCCCCGTCGTCAAGAAGCCCACCGATGAACTCTACCAAGATACCCGTgctctcatcctcttcccAATTCAGAAGGGTCTTGAGGGTAAGGACCACGTCTTCCAGGTCTACAACTCTGAGATTAAGAAGGTCGAGCAAGGAGGCCTCGTCGCGCACGGAAAAGCTGCCGTTACCACCGTCCTCGTCGTCAGCAACGAGACACTCTCTTGGTTGAGCTCTTTCCTGcaccagaagaaggccgagaCCACCACTGCCGTCAACGAGAAGATTAACCAGTAA